The genomic interval AGAGATTGTTGTTAATTTTCCGTCGATCGATCGCATAGGCAACCGCCTGCCGAAACTCCAGGGAATTGAACCAGCGGGATTTAATCGGGTCAACAATCGGCTTACCATTCTTGTTCTTCGCTTTGTTCAGGTTAAAGCTGAGGTAGAGGGTTCCCGACCAGGGGCCGCCGTTGTAAATCTGAAAGTTCCCCCGTTTTTCTTCCCGTTTCAATAGAGAGACATACTCTGGACGCAGCGGGCGAATATCCCCGATCGCATCCAGATCGCCAGAGCGAAATTTAAGCAACTGAACATCCTGATTCTCGGTTACTTTCCAGATAATCCGATCGATGTAGGGAAGGGGGGTTCCCTTAGCATCTTTGCGCCAGTAGTGAGGATTACGCCGGAAAACCAACCGTTGCCCTGCGGTGTAGCTCTCCATCAAAAAGGGGCCATTCACAACAACCTGAGCCGGGTTCGTATCCGTTCCCCAGGTAGACAGAAACTTCAGGTTGCCATCCGCCCCTTTTGTATTTAGGGTCTTTTCCAAAGCGTGTTTAGGCTGGATTAAAACGCCATCGGGACCGGCAGTTGCCCGCAGCAGGGGGGCAAAGGGTTCAGGCAGCGTGAACTCCACCGTCAGGTTATCGAGCTTACGAACGATCGGAAAGGCTTTGTTCTGCCCAATTTGAATCCCTTCCTTGGCATCGGTCGGAATCTCTGGATTCGCCACAATATCCATATAGGTGAAGACCACGTCATCCGCCGTCAGAGGTTCCCCATCAGACCATTTCAATCCCGATCGCAGCTTAAACACGACCTGCTTTTGATCCGCCGAAATTTTCCAGGATTCTGCTAAAGCAGGTTCGATCGCTCCAGTTACCCCGTTTTCACTCGTCAACCCCTCGGAAGTAAATAGAAAAACATTGGGAAACGTATTTTTATTTGCAAAGTTAAACGTATTTGGATCAGTAACCGTACTAATCACCAGTTGGGAACCTTGCGCCGCCCGCACTCTAAAATTGCTGAGATTGCAACCCTGGAGCAAAAAAGTCAGGCAAACCAACCCAAACAGCAACAGAAAGCGCCAATGGAGAGAGTTTTGAGTTGAAAGTGAAGGCGGAGAGGTGTGTGCAGTCTGCCGCTCCGCGTCTCCGTGTCTTCGCGTCTCCACGTTCTCTTCTAACTTCTGGCTTCTTTCTGATTCCCCACTCCCCACTCCGTTCGGCTGAGCGCTCACGTCGAAGCCCCACTCCCTACTCCTCACTTCTGCCCTCTGCCTTCCTAAACTAGTTGTAGTCTTCCTCAATCCGCCCTACGCCCGTACTGGGGTAGTAGTTTTTCAGGATTTGATGATAATTTTGCCCCTGTTGTGCCAGACTGAGCGCGCCCAACTGACTCATTCCCTTCCCCTGAAAAGCTTCGGCAACAATATCATCCGACGCCGCATAGAGGGACTCCACAATTCCCCCCCGATAACTCACAAACTGCCCAGCTGTAGTATCTACCGCCTGACGGATGGTGTCTGCTTCTCGCTCAATCCCACTATAAACCTGGTAGTATTCAGTCGCTCCTAAATGATAGAGGGAGTTGACGGGTTTGAAATAATAGGTCAGAGCATAGGAACGGGCAGCAACCGCCTGAGCTTTGAGGGCTTCTGGGTGCCAGCTGGGGGAAACTTCGCTGCCAACGACACTGTACAGGTATTGCCGCATGTTGACATAGTTAATGCCCCACAGGTTTCCCTCGTGGGAGACGAGCAGAAGCCTGCCCCGATAGAGGCGATTGCCCAATTGAAATAACCCACCCGGCCCTGGATCGATCACAACAACGGAGGGTAACTGCCACGCTCCAAAACTAATCTTGGAGCCATTTGGTTGGGCGGTATAGGTCGCTCCGGGCGAAAGCTGATGCAGTTGTTTGCCGTTTTGATCCAGCAACATTGCTTCGGTAGATGCGCCGACTGTGGCAGAAGAAAGACCTTCCCCGATCGCCACCTTCATTTCAATCAAAGAATCGACTGTTGCAGCTGAAGCTAAGAATTTTGCCTTCGCCTTCTGGTTAATTACCTTTTGCTCAGGCGTAAATGATGCTGGGTTTACAGATTTTGGCGGGGCTTTAGCAGGTTGCGGTTTTTGCGGGGCTTGCAAAGATTTCGCTGCCGCACTGGGGGAAGGAGAAGGAACCGGAGAAACCCTCCCCGTTGGGGAGGGGGAAGCAAGCACCGCAGCCTGCTCACTGGGTTGGGGAGAGGGTTGGTTAGGCTGCCGATTGAGCAGAACCGCGCCAATGGAAAACCCTCCCAGTAGCGGTAGCGCAACCCAAAAATATCGTTTCAGCCAATCTGGAATTCGCTGTTCTGTCATTGTCCATTTGCTTTGGCGAGTCGCTGTTGCTTGAGGTAATCAAACACACTTTTGTCACCAATATCAGGTGGAATCGGTTGGATTAATTTTCGGACTGCAAAGACAATAAATAAAACTGCCCAAAGAATGAGCAACAGTTGTGACACTTGTAGTGGCATCCAACCAACCAGATGCCCCAACAGCAACACCGGCACTAAAAAGGTGAGAAATTTGGTTTCCAGACGATTGAAGCAAAACGCTTCTTTGAAGAAAATGCCCGTTAAGGCAACGAATGTAAACCCAACACCAAACAGCGTCAGCGGCTGGTTGTAAACAGTCAGGGCGAAGGGGTCGGGGCTAAAGTGGGCGATCGCCAGGGATGCCGCACAGCCGATCGCCAGAAATACCTGTAGTGCTTGATGAAGTGGCTTCAAATAGATATGAATCGTGACCAGACTGACGCCCAACGCCAAACAGAAAACCGTATACAGCGGGGTCAGCAGGCTTAGAACGGTTGGATGATTTCCTTGCCACAGAACCAACCCAACCCCGATCGCAAAACAAAGGGCTGCGACTGCCAACGCCCCCCGATAGACAACCACACCCTGGCGATCGCTCTCCGTGATGGTAAATTCCCCAAACTGCCCTTGATATATCGTTGGTTCAATTAGCTGATGCGTCATGGCTCAATTCACCCTAGTACCAATTTCGGATCTTGGATTTTGGAATCTTTTAAGTTATAGAACTCTTTTAGCGTAGCGAGCTGTAGTTCGATCAATGCAAGAGCGGATCAGCAGAAATCCTGTCAACAACAATCCCAGACCAGTCAGACAATTGCTGTTTCAACAACAATTACTCTCAGCAACACAATTTTGCACCCCATACAAACTTAGCATTTCTAGGGAGTCTGGGAGCGGAGAGTCGGGAGTAGAAAGTCAGGCGTGGTATGGTGCTATAAAACTTAGAATCGTGAACTCAATAACATCGGCAACTGCCATCGTAAGGGCTTAGCCTTCCGCAGGTATGCTGGCAGTCAGCGCAACCGTTTTCGCCCGCATGTGCCCCTACAGAGGATCGGCGTCATTTTGTTCTTGTTCCTTAAAAGTAGAATCTATGCAGATCTTTGCCCTCAGACTGAAGCCGGAAATGGACTTAAGAAAAAGTCTATGGGAATTTGTCCAGAAAAATAATATTCAGGCAGGGTTTATCTTAACGACCGTGGGCAGCCTCAAACAGGCATCCATTCGTCTTGCGGGCAAATCGGATAGCCAGATTTTTACCGGTGATCTCGAAATTGTTTCGCTTTCCGGTACTCTCTCCCAGGATGGGGTGCATTTGCACATGGCAATTTCAGATGCGGAAGGGAAAACGATCGGCGGCCATCTCAGCAATGGTACGATCGTTCGTACTACCGCCGAAATTGTCGTGGGTGAAAGTTTAGCCCATCGTTTCTCCAGGGTGATTGATGCGCAGACGGGGTATCAGGAGTTAGAGGTGAAGGATAGGGGATAGGCAGGGGTGCCATGCTGTAGCTGCCACCTTTCCCTTACTCAATGGGTGATGTTCTAGATATGTTGTTCGGATGCGGCAGAGACGTTCCGGCGGAACGTCTCTACGGATATCACCCACAGATCTAAAACACGACCACTCAATGGGCGGCATCTTCAAACTTATATCCAACCCCGATTACCGTTTTGACAAAAGTTGGGTTGGCAGGGTCGGGTTCAATTTTCTTTCGGAGACGGGCAATGTGAGTATCGACGACTCGCTCATCTCCAAAAAAGTTACTGCCCCAGAGTTTGTCAATTAGTTGGGTGCGGTTCCAAACCCGCCCCGGATAACTCATGAAGGTTGCCAACAGATCAAATTCCAGGGTGGTCAAATCCAAAGGTTCTAGCTGATCAGAATCCAGACAGCGTTGGGCAAGCCGTTGATCCACATCGATCACAAAGTGTTGCGTTCGATAAGCCTGACTTTGACCGCCCTGTCGCATCGATCGGCGCAGCAACGCCCGCACTCTTGCCACCAGTTCCTTGGGGCTGAAGGGCTTCAGCATATAGTCATCTGCCCCAGTTGATAACCCAATGATGCGATCGATCTCTTCTCCTTTTGCCGTCAACATCAAAATGTAGGGGTCTTTGGTACCAGGCTTTTGACGGATACGGGCGCAAACTTCCAGGCCATCCAGACCGGGAATCATCAAATCTAAAATGATCAAATCGGGCTTTTGATCCTGAAACATTTGTAGAGCGTTGATCCCATCTCGACAAACACGGCAGCTAAACCCTTCTTTTTCCAGATAAAGCTGAATCAGTTGGGCAATCTCTGCCTCATCTTCAACGATTAATATTTCCATTTGTCCTCGTGGCTAGGTGTCAAGGGGAAGGGGGAAGGGGGAAGGGGGAAGGGGGAAGGGGAGAGTACTCAAAACTTAAAACCCAAAGTTCTGATTCATAATTCTCAATTCATAATTCTCAATCCTCCTCATTCCTCACTGAGTCTTTGCGTCATCTTCAATTTTAGAGAGTAGGATATTGGCGACAGTTTAGCCCCGATCACCCAATGGAACTTGTAACCGATCAGGAAAATTTGCAACGTCAGGAAAATTTGAACCACCAGGAGAGTTTGCAACAATTCACCGAGAAATTGCAAGTGCGATTGCTGTCTCTACCCCAAAACATTCCGGTTCAGGTGCAATGCGTGGTGAGGCGGGGAAACCTTATGGTTCTGAACCAACACGCACCAGACGAAAAGCCTGATCCCCGATTGGTATTTCGGGAATTGCAACGGGCGATTCAAACCTGGATACCCGATTTTACGGAGGCAATATTTAACTCCAGCCCCGTATCACCGACCTCCCAAGCAAAGCTTTATTTGAGGATTCTGGGACAGAAACACCCCTATGCTTACCATTATTTCAATCTGTGTCTTCCCAATCTGGCTGAATCGGCTACTCAGGAATTAACAGAATCGCTGCCGAACTCGATCAAACAAATTGAGGAAACGCTGGATCGCCGGGAGGAGGCAAATCAGTTGCCTATTACTGGCAGCGAACTGGTTTTGCGCCCAACAGACCCGGATTGGGAATCCTTTTCCCTGGTTGAGCAGTCTTCTTTTGAGGAAAAAACGATTCCGCAGGTTCAGGAAGCTTCAGGTCGATCGCAGTGGCTACCGTGGATTCTGGCAGGGGTGGGAGTAAGTGTGGTGTCCTTTGCGGGTGGGATGTTTCTGATGTCGCGTCCTTGCATGATTAAGCAGTGCGAACCTCTGGAAAAAGCGGAAATGCTCAGCCAACAAGCAGCACAAACCCTGCAAAAGGCAAAATCTGAGCAAGATTTGCGGCAGGCACAGCAGCAGCTAACCGAGGTAAACCTATTGCTTAAGGGAATTCCAGCCTGGTCTCGCCGACATGGGGAAGCCCAGGCTTTGCTCCAGGCGGATCAGTCCCAACTGACGTGGGTGGAGCGGGTGTTGGCTGCGGAAAGTCAGGCAGAAAGCGCAATGCAGAAGGCGCAGAAGTTGCCCCAATCTGCGGCAGATTGGCAACAGGTGCAGTCTCTCTGGCGATCGGCGATCGCTCAACTCACCCCGATTCCCCAGGTGACGCCGCTCTATCCCTATGTGCAACAGCGGTTGGCAGTCTACCAGGATAATCTGAAAACGACAGATCAATACATCGTTGCCGAGCAGCAGGCGCAGAAGAAACTGGCAGTTGCCAAATCGACTGCCAATATTGCCAGTGCGCGGCAAGGGCTTGCCCAATCGCCTGAAAACTGGCAGCGGGTGCAGGTGACCTGGCAGGTAGCTGTCAATGCCCTCAGGCAAATTCCGAATACGACCACCAGCTTTGCGGAAGCCCAACAATTATTGACGGAATACGAATCGAAACTGGGGATTGCTCGCGATCGGGTCAATCAGGAAAAACTCTCTAAGTATGCGTTGAATCAGGCAACGACCCTGGCAAAAAAAGCGATCGCCCTGCAACAGCAGAACCAGTGGACTCAAGCCGCCGCAACCTGGCGCAGTGCTCTGAACCAACTCAATCAGATTTCCGCTGGTACCCTCTACTACGACCAGGCCCAACCGCTCCTCACAACCTATTCAACCGCTTTAGAACAGGCAGAAACCCAGCTTCAGCAAGCAGTTGCCCAACAAAAACTGCGGGCTGATCTGGACCGAATCTGCGCTGGCACCCCTAAAACCTGCATCTATGTGATGACGCCCGATTTGATTCGAGTCCAGTTTACCCCCACCTATGAGAAGACATTGCAACAGGCTTACACAGCTGGACAAGCGGGAAATTACAGCCTCTTAGGAGGCACAGTTAACCATGTCGATAGCTTACAAACTGCCCTGCAAACCCTCTCTAATAACGCAGGCATTCCTCTAGAAGTTTACAGCTCCAACGGCATGGATCTGTTGGGTTCATTTAATCCAGGCGGATAATTTTCGAGTATGAGCACTACTTGTTTG from Kovacikia minuta CCNUW1 carries:
- a CDS encoding ABC transporter substrate-binding protein — protein: MSAQPNGVGSGESERSQKLEENVETRRHGDAERQTAHTSPPSLSTQNSLHWRFLLLFGLVCLTFLLQGCNLSNFRVRAAQGSQLVISTVTDPNTFNFANKNTFPNVFLFTSEGLTSENGVTGAIEPALAESWKISADQKQVVFKLRSGLKWSDGEPLTADDVVFTYMDIVANPEIPTDAKEGIQIGQNKAFPIVRKLDNLTVEFTLPEPFAPLLRATAGPDGVLIQPKHALEKTLNTKGADGNLKFLSTWGTDTNPAQVVVNGPFLMESYTAGQRLVFRRNPHYWRKDAKGTPLPYIDRIIWKVTENQDVQLLKFRSGDLDAIGDIRPLRPEYVSLLKREEKRGNFQIYNGGPWSGTLYLSFNLNKAKNKNGKPIVDPIKSRWFNSLEFRQAVAYAIDRRKINNNLYRGLGVTQNSPISVQSPYFVEKGLKVYDYNPDKARRLLQQAGFKYNTQKQLLDSDGNRVRFTLLTNSNNLIRVAIGAQIRQDLADIGMQVDYTPINFNVLIEKTSTSRDWDAHIIGFTGGVEPHAASNLWMSSGASHAFNLKQQPGQSPIYGWEASETEQEIDRLFIAGARELDETKRKAIYAQFQKLVQEQLPVIHLVNDRALIAVRNRVEGLKYTGLPSWGLWNIQELKIRD
- a CDS encoding SpoIID/LytB domain-containing protein, coding for MTEQRIPDWLKRYFWVALPLLGGFSIGAVLLNRQPNQPSPQPSEQAAVLASPSPTGRVSPVPSPSPSAAAKSLQAPQKPQPAKAPPKSVNPASFTPEQKVINQKAKAKFLASAATVDSLIEMKVAIGEGLSSATVGASTEAMLLDQNGKQLHQLSPGATYTAQPNGSKISFGAWQLPSVVVIDPGPGGLFQLGNRLYRGRLLLVSHEGNLWGINYVNMRQYLYSVVGSEVSPSWHPEALKAQAVAARSYALTYYFKPVNSLYHLGATEYYQVYSGIEREADTIRQAVDTTAGQFVSYRGGIVESLYAASDDIVAEAFQGKGMSQLGALSLAQQGQNYHQILKNYYPSTGVGRIEEDYN
- a CDS encoding DUF2301 domain-containing membrane protein — encoded protein: MTHQLIEPTIYQGQFGEFTITESDRQGVVVYRGALAVAALCFAIGVGLVLWQGNHPTVLSLLTPLYTVFCLALGVSLVTIHIYLKPLHQALQVFLAIGCAASLAIAHFSPDPFALTVYNQPLTLFGVGFTFVALTGIFFKEAFCFNRLETKFLTFLVPVLLLGHLVGWMPLQVSQLLLILWAVLFIVFAVRKLIQPIPPDIGDKSVFDYLKQQRLAKANGQ
- a CDS encoding PPC domain-containing DNA-binding protein gives rise to the protein MQIFALRLKPEMDLRKSLWEFVQKNNIQAGFILTTVGSLKQASIRLAGKSDSQIFTGDLEIVSLSGTLSQDGVHLHMAISDAEGKTIGGHLSNGTIVRTTAEIVVGESLAHRFSRVIDAQTGYQELEVKDRG
- a CDS encoding response regulator transcription factor; translation: MEILIVEDEAEIAQLIQLYLEKEGFSCRVCRDGINALQMFQDQKPDLIILDLMIPGLDGLEVCARIRQKPGTKDPYILMLTAKGEEIDRIIGLSTGADDYMLKPFSPKELVARVRALLRRSMRQGGQSQAYRTQHFVIDVDQRLAQRCLDSDQLEPLDLTTLEFDLLATFMSYPGRVWNRTQLIDKLWGSNFFGDERVVDTHIARLRKKIEPDPANPTFVKTVIGVGYKFEDAAH
- a CDS encoding AAA family ATPase, producing MELVTDQENLQRQENLNHQESLQQFTEKLQVRLLSLPQNIPVQVQCVVRRGNLMVLNQHAPDEKPDPRLVFRELQRAIQTWIPDFTEAIFNSSPVSPTSQAKLYLRILGQKHPYAYHYFNLCLPNLAESATQELTESLPNSIKQIEETLDRREEANQLPITGSELVLRPTDPDWESFSLVEQSSFEEKTIPQVQEASGRSQWLPWILAGVGVSVVSFAGGMFLMSRPCMIKQCEPLEKAEMLSQQAAQTLQKAKSEQDLRQAQQQLTEVNLLLKGIPAWSRRHGEAQALLQADQSQLTWVERVLAAESQAESAMQKAQKLPQSAADWQQVQSLWRSAIAQLTPIPQVTPLYPYVQQRLAVYQDNLKTTDQYIVAEQQAQKKLAVAKSTANIASARQGLAQSPENWQRVQVTWQVAVNALRQIPNTTTSFAEAQQLLTEYESKLGIARDRVNQEKLSKYALNQATTLAKKAIALQQQNQWTQAAATWRSALNQLNQISAGTLYYDQAQPLLTTYSTALEQAETQLQQAVAQQKLRADLDRICAGTPKTCIYVMTPDLIRVQFTPTYEKTLQQAYTAGQAGNYSLLGGTVNHVDSLQTALQTLSNNAGIPLEVYSSNGMDLLGSFNPGG